The Streptomyces sp. TLI_105 DNA segment GCCGAGCAGAGCCGCGACCTGGACCTGCTGCTCGCTGTCGGCCAGCTCTTCGCGCTGGTCGTCCACGCCCAGCTCGTCCTGGAGCAGACGGCCCTGACCGGTCTCGACGCGGACGTGTTCGACGAGCTGTTCGCCGTCTTCGTCCGCGACTGATCCGCGCACGCTGTCGAGCTTCACGGAAAGGACTCCGGGGCCGAGGCACAGCAGCAGTGGGCGCTCGGCGCGGTCCGCTGCCCGGTCGTCGACACGGGGGCGCTCGCAGCGTGTCGAGGTGCTGTCCGGCGCGTACGAGATGGCCCGGTAGCCGCCTTGTCGCACCCCGCGCCGGGTGACAGGCCGAGCCCGCTCCAGCCTGTCACCCGAAACCGCCTACGATGACCGTCCATGAGCACGAATGACGACCGAAGACCCCTGGTCGACGGACGCTTCCGACTGATCTCCCGACTCGGCAGCGGCGGTATGGGCACCGTCTGGCGCGCCCGCGACATCGCTCTCGACCGCGACGTCGCCCTCAAGGAGGTCCGCCCGCCCGACCCCGCCGTCGAGGACGCGAACCCCGGATTCGCCGCGCAGCTGCGCGAACGCGCCGTCCGTGAAGCCCGCGCCCTGGCCCGGCTGTCGAACCCGCACGTCGTGACGATCCACCACATCGTCGAGCCGCAGGACGGCTCGCACCCGTGGATCGTGATGGAGCTCGTCGAGGGCAGCTCCGTGTACGACCGGCTCGCCGCGGGCCCGATGCCCGTCCCCGAGGTGCTCGCCCTCGGCCGCCAGGTCCTCTCCGCACTGCGCGCCGCGCACACCGCCGGCATCCAGCACCGCGACGTCAAACCCGCCAACGTCCTGCTCCGCCACGGAGGCGGGGCCGTGCTCACCGACTTCGGCATCGCCGCGTTCGACGGCGCCGCCTCCCGGCTCACTTCCACCGGCGACCTGATCGGCTCGCCGGAGTTCATCGCCCCCGAGCGGGTCCGCGGCGAGGAGGGCAACCCGGCCTCCGACTTGTGGTCGCTCGGCATGCTCCTGTACGTGGCGGCCGAGGGCCACCACCCGCTGCGCCGCGCCACCGGCCTCGCGACCGTGGTCGCGGTGCTCGACGACCCGATCCCCGCGCCGGTGCGGTCCGGCGCGCTGGGTCCCGTACTGACCCGGCTCCTCGTCCGCGATCCGGCGCAGCGGCCGGACGGGGCGCTCCTGGACCGGCTGCTGGCGGAGGCGGAGGGCGGCGCGGCCGCGGCTCCTGCTCCCGCCGCTGTTCCTGCCGCCGTTCCTTCTGCGCCCGTCGCCGTCCCTGCCGCCCCCGGCCCGTATGCGCCGGCGCCCGCGCCGTACCCGCACCCCGCCTACGGCCCGCCCGCCGCGCCGGGCGCGGGCTTCGGCCCGCCGACGCTGCCCACCCCCGCGCCCTCCAGCCCGCGCAAGCGCGCCGCAGGCGTCGCCGTCGGCCTCGCACTGGCGGCCGCCGCGGTGATCGGCGTCGTGAACCTGTTCCCCGACGGCGGCGACGGCAGCGGCGGGACCTCCGGGGCGAAGGGCGGCGCCTCGCCGACCGGCGCCGTACGCACCCCCGGCCAGGGCCAGGGGACGGGCACGGTCCCGTCCACCTCCGCGCCCGCGCCCGCGGTCCGCGGCAGCCTCCTCACCACCGCCAACGTCCGTGCCGTCATCGAGGAGTTCCGCCGGGCGAGCGGCACCACGAAGATCAAGGACCTGACGGTCTACGAGGAGTACGCCCTGGCGAACATCCCGACCCGGCCCGGCGCGAAGACCTACGACGCGTACGAGTACCGGGCCGGCGTGGCCAGGAAGACCGGCCCCGGCGGCACCATCAGCGCCGACGACGCCGACGAGCAGCCCTTCGACGTGTCCACGATGCCCTGGGACAGCCTCCCCGCGCTGATGAAGCGCGGCGAACGCGACCTCAAGGTGGACGACCCCACGATGCGCTACGTCGTCGTCGACCGCTGGACCTTCAACGACGACCGTCCGACACTGCGCTTCTACCTCAGCAACGACTACAGTGCCAGCGGCTATCTCGCTGCCGACGCCTCCGGCAAGGTCGTGTCGACCCTGCCCGCGTCCTGAGGACACCGCCCTTGCGGATCACAGCTGTCCGCAAGGGCTCCACCGCGGCCACCGGGTCCCCGAGCTCACCCGCGATGCGGGGAAGGCCCGGTTCCCCGACGGGGTGGAGATGGTGCAGGGCGACCTGACCGAGCCGG contains these protein-coding regions:
- a CDS encoding serine/threonine-protein kinase, which codes for MSTNDDRRPLVDGRFRLISRLGSGGMGTVWRARDIALDRDVALKEVRPPDPAVEDANPGFAAQLRERAVREARALARLSNPHVVTIHHIVEPQDGSHPWIVMELVEGSSVYDRLAAGPMPVPEVLALGRQVLSALRAAHTAGIQHRDVKPANVLLRHGGGAVLTDFGIAAFDGAASRLTSTGDLIGSPEFIAPERVRGEEGNPASDLWSLGMLLYVAAEGHHPLRRATGLATVVAVLDDPIPAPVRSGALGPVLTRLLVRDPAQRPDGALLDRLLAEAEGGAAAAPAPAAVPAAVPSAPVAVPAAPGPYAPAPAPYPHPAYGPPAAPGAGFGPPTLPTPAPSSPRKRAAGVAVGLALAAAAVIGVVNLFPDGGDGSGGTSGAKGGASPTGAVRTPGQGQGTGTVPSTSAPAPAVRGSLLTTANVRAVIEEFRRASGTTKIKDLTVYEEYALANIPTRPGAKTYDAYEYRAGVARKTGPGGTISADDADEQPFDVSTMPWDSLPALMKRGERDLKVDDPTMRYVVVDRWTFNDDRPTLRFYLSNDYSASGYLAADASGKVVSTLPAS